The genomic region TCTCGGCGGGCTGTCGGCAATTCATCAGTTCGCCCGGGTCGGCGCCCATGTTATGGTGAGTGGTGGCGCCATGGTCAATCAGGATATTCCGCCTTATACCATCGCGCAGGGTGATCGCGCGCGCACCGTCGGCCTGAACCTTGTGGGTCTCAAGCGTCGCGGTTTTGGATCCGAGACCATCTCCGCCATCAAGTTTGCTTATCGGCTGGTGTTCCGCTCCGGATTGCGCCTGGAAGATGCCCTGGCCCGGGTGGAGAAAGAGGTCGGTACGATACCTGAAGTCATTTCATTTGTTGAGTTTATTCGCAAGAGTCAGCGCGGCGTGGCCCGCTGAGGAAGAGAGGACCTAAGATGAGCAATCTGCGTGCTGCAGTGATTGGAGTCGGCTATCTCGGCAGGTTTCATGCGCAGAAATATGCCGCCCTTGAAGGGGTGGATCTGGTGGGTGTGGTGGATGTCGACCTTGCCCGAGCTCAGGAAGTGGCTCAGGAGGTTGGTTGTACGGCCTATACCGACTATCGTCCGCTTCTCGACAAGGTTGACCTGGTTTCCATCGTCGTGCCGACCCAATATCATTACCAAGTTGCGCGCGCCTGTTTGGAGGCTGATATCCATATCCTGCTGGAAAAGCCGGTGACCCAGACGGTGGCCGAGGCCGAGGATTTGATTCGTCTTGCGGCCGAGCGCAATCGCGTTTTTCAGGTCGGCCATCTGGAGCGCTTCAATCCAGCGGTCGTGGCTCTGGCCGGGGTGCTTAAAAATCCCATGTTCATTGAATCGCACCGCATGGCGCCCTATAAGCCGCGCGGTACCGACGTCAACGTTGTACTCGATTTGATGATCCACGATATCGACATTATACTGACACTGGCAAAGTCAGATCTCAAGCTGGTTAATTCTGTCGGAGTCCCGGTTATCTCCGATGAAGTGGACATCGCCAATGCCCGCCTGCAATTTGAGAGCGGCTGCGTGGCCAACGTCACTGCCAGCCGTGTGAGCGTCGATGCCATGCGCAAGGTTCGCATTTTTCAGCCGGATGCCTATATCACCATTGATTATCAGGCGCGCAAAATTGGTATATTCCGCAAGGGCGGCGAAGGCATGCCTTTGCCCATGATACCCAATGTCACCCTTGAGGAGCGGCGTTTTGAGCAAGGCGATTCGCTCATGGACGAGATCAAGTCTTTTGTTCGCTCCATCCGCGAGGGTCTGCCACCGGTGGTTTCAGGGGAAGACGGCAAGCGCGCATTGGCGGTCGCCCTTGAAATCAACGCCAAACTGGCACCCCAGGGACCGATGTAGCCGCCGGCTGAAATCGGCCCAAAAGGCGTGAAGGCGAGGGTCTGCAAAGACGGCCTCGCCTTTCTCGTTAAAACGCCAAGGAAATTGGTTTTTTTATCTCACCCACAAAGAGGATTTTTTTCTGCAATGAATATCCCCATGGTCGATCTCAAGCAACAGTATCTTGCTCTCAAGCAGGATATTGACGAAGCATTGCAAGGCGTTCTGGACTCAACTCATTTTATTCTCGGTCCCAACGTGCAGGCCTTTGAACAAGAGGCTGCCTCCTATCTGGGGGTCAAACATGCTGTCGGCTGCGCTTCGGGCACCGACGCCCTGCATCTGGCGCTGCGGGCGGCGGGTATCGGCGAAGGCGATGAGGTGATTACCCCGGCCTTCACCTTTATCGCCACGGCTGAAGCCATTTCCTATGTGGGGGCCAAGCCGGTGTTTGTTGACATCGATGCGCGCACCTTCAATCTTGATCCTGCCCGGGTCGAAGAGGCCATCACTCCGCAGACCCGTGCCATCCTGCCTGTGCATCTTTTTGGGCAGCCGGCTGATCTCGTCGCTTTGCGCGATCTCTGCAAGACGCATAAGCTGCTTCTGATCGAAGACTGCGCGCAGTCCTTTGGTGCCGGATATGCAGAACAGATGACCGGCAGTTTCGGTAACGCTGGCTGCTTCTCTTTCTTTCCGAGCAAAAATCTCGGCTGCTTCGGTGATGGCGGACTGATTACCACCAACGATGACGATCTGGCCCGTGAGCTGCTGGTGTTGCGCAACCACGGCAGCCGCCAGCGCTACCATCACTCCATCATCGGCTACAACAGCCGGCTGGATGAGATGCAGGCGGCCATTCTGCGGATCAAACTCAAGCACATCGATGAATACAATCGCCTGCGGCGGCGCAACGCGCATCTTTACAACGAAGCACTTAAGGGGCTTGGGCTCACGACGCCTCATGAAGACGGCAAGGGCGTGCATGTTTTCCATCAGTACACCCTGCTTCTCGACGGCCGTGACCGCGTGCAGAAGGCTCTGAGCGAAGCCGGCATCGCCTCGGCTGTTTACTATCCCATTCCCCTGCACCGCCAGGAAGTTTACCGTGACCTGATGACCGGCGTTTCCTTGCCGGTGACCGAAAAGGCCGCGGAGCAGGTTTTGTCGTTGCCCATGTACCCTGAGCTTACATCGGATCAGATCAGCAACATCTGCCAGGTGATTTCCGGAGCCCTCTGAGCGCATGTCCATCGCCCCAAATTCAGAAAAACGCCGTGCTCTGATCGTCACCGGCGAGGCCAGTGGCGACCTGCATGGTGCCAATCTCATTCGCGCGGCGCGTGATATCGATCCCGACCTCGAATTCTTCGGCATCGGCGGGCGGCGCATGGAAGCGCAGGGCTGTGAAATTCTTTTTCGTGGCGAAGAGTTGGCGGTTGTCGGTCTGGTCGAGGTGGCGGCGCATTTTCCCGCTATTTATCGCGCGTTCAAAAAGCTTGAGGTCATTCTCAACAGTGATCGGCGACCCGATGTGCTGATCCTCATCGACTTTCCCGAGTTCAACTTGCGTCTGGCCGCCAAGGCCAAGGCCGCAGGTGTGCCGGTGCTCTATTACGTCAGTCCGCAGGTTTGGGCCTGGCGGCGTGGGCGGGTGAAGAAAATAGCCCGGCGCGTTGATCGCTTGGCAGCAATTTTCCCTTTTGAACCCCAGTTGTACGAGGGCCTGGATATTGATGTGGAATACGTCGGCCATCCCCTGGTCGCCGATTTGAAGCTTACCGCCGAGCGCGACGCATACCTGGCTCGTCACGGTCTCGATCCGCAGCGGCCGGTAGTCGGTTTATTCCCCGGAAGTCGCCGCAGTGAACTTAAATACATTTTCGATACCATTGCTGATACTGCGCGAATGCTGCATCGCCAGCGCCCGCAACTTCAATTTTTGCTGCCCGTAGCACCGTCTCTCAAGCACAAAAGTTTTCATGAACGTCTCCTGGGCAGCGGGCTTGAGATCAAAATGGTGCAGGACAATATCTACGATACCGCGCGTGCCTGCGACGCCGCGATCAGCGTTTCCGGCACCGTGACCTTGCAGATCGCTCTCGTGGAAACACCCCTGGCGATTATCTACCAGATGAATTCCTTGACCTATGCCATCGGCAAACGGTTGGTCAAATTGCCGCATATCGGCTTGGTCAACATTGTGGCCGAAAAACCAGTGGTACGCGAGTTCATCCAAGATATGGCCACGGCGGAGAACATCGGTGCGGAAGTTTTACGGATGCTCGACGATCAAAATTACCGCGATCGAATCAAGGAGGACCTGCGGGAAGTGCGCCGTCTGTTGGGCGAGGGCGGCTGCTCGGAGAAGGTGGCACGCATGGCTTCGGAGATGAGCCGCGGCCAGGTGCGACGAGGCGAGGCGGCATGAAAAATCGCGGGACGGAAATTTATCGGCGTCTATTCACCTACGCTTTGCCTTATCGACGGCGCATTGCCTTGGCGATGGTTGCCTCGCTGGGCATCGCCGCATCCGATGCGCTTCTCGCCAAACAGGTGCAGCCATTCATGGACCGGGTCATTGTCGCCGGGGATTGGGACATGGCGCGGTTGGTGCCGCTGTTCATCATCGGCATCTTTACCTTTAAGGGTGCCTCGCGCTATATCCAGGAGTATTTCATCCAGACCTCAGGTCAGTTGGTCATGCAGGATCTGCGTAACGACCTGTACGGACATTCGGTCTCCTTGTCCATGGGTTATTTTTCGCGCACCCAAGCCGGCACCCTGATGTCAAGAGTACTCAATGACGTGGGGGTCATGCAGGGCGCGGTCGCCGATGTGCTGGTTATTATTTTACGGGAAAGCGTGACCCTGGTGGCCTTGACCGGCGTGGCGTTCTACATGGATTGGAAATTGGCGGCCCTGGCTTTTGTGGTGATTCCCACATCGATCCTGCCGGTGGTGCTTATCGGGCGCAAAATCAAGGCTTATTCGCGCCGCGGACAAGGGGCCATCGGCGCGGTGACCACCCGCCTCGAGCAGACCTTCTCGGGCATCAAGGTGATCAAGGGATTCGGCACCGAAGCGCGCGAAAAAGAGAAATTTCGTCAGGAAAATCTCAACTATTATCGTTTTATTCGCAAGATTTACAAATACGGCGCCAGCGCCTCGCCACTGTTGGAAATCATCACTGCCATCGGCCTGGCGGCTGTCTTGTGGTTTGGCTTGAGTCGCATCGAGGCCGGCACAATGACCCAGGGTGAACTCTTTGCCGTGATCGCCGCCATCATGCTTATGTACACGCCGGTCAAGCGTCTGACCCGTGTTCATCACCAGATGCAGCAAGCATTAGGTGCTGCCGAGCGGGTGTTTGAGGTACTGGAAACACCGCGTGACGTGCAGGATCAGCCTGGAGCTCGACACCTGGGACGAGTGCGCGGACAGGTGGTGTTTGACCATGTGCGCTTTGCCTACGAGGACATTCCGGTGGTGGATGATTTGAGCTTTGTCGCCGAACCGGGCGAGGTGGTGGCTCTGGTGGGTCCCAGCGGTGCGGGCAAATCGACGGCGGTGGGGTTGGTGGCGCGCTTTTATGATGTCACGGGAGGCGCGGTCAAAATTGATGGCCAGGATGTGCGTGAGGTGACCCTCGACAGTCTGCGCGCCAACCTGGCGCTGGTCGATCAGGAAACCTTTCTCTTTCACGAAACCATCGCCGATAACATTCGCTACGGACGCCCGCAGGCCTCGGATTCCGAAGTGGAAGATGCCGCACGCCAGGCCTTCGCCGATGAGTTCATCACCCAGATGCCCGACGGCTACCAGACTGTCATTGGTGATCGCGGCGTACGCTTGTCCGGTGGTCAGCGCCAACGTCTGTGTATCGCACGTGCCCTGTTGCGCAATGCGCCTATCCTGATCCTTGACGAAGCGACCAGCGCGCTGGATACGGAAAGTGAAGCCATGGTGCAAAAGGCCCTGACCAATCTGATGCAGGGTCGCACAACACTGGTGATCGCACACCGTCTCAGCACCATCATGCATGCCGACAAGATCGTCGTTCTGGAAGATGGTCGCATGGTGGCTATGGGTTCCCACAAGCAACTGCTTGAGCAGGACGGACTGTACCGGAAGCTTTACGACATGCAGTTTCAGGAGAAAGGATGAGCCAGAGGCGTTTTCAGCGGATTTCTGATCGTCTGCTCGTTGCGGTGGTGCCTTGGGTAGCCTCGCTTGTCATTCGGGTGCTGCACCGATCAATGTCCATTGAAATTCTTGGCGAGGAACGCGTTAAAGCGATCTGGCAAAAGGGCGAGCACTTCATCTTTCCTTTTTGGCACGAACAATTGCTGCTCATGATCAAGTGCTATCGCGGACCTGGGGCCAAGATCCTCATCAGCGCATCAAAAGATGGGGAGCTTATTGCCCGCACCATGGAGCTGTTTGGTCAGGGCACCGTGCGCGGATCTTCCAGCCGTGGTGGTGCGGCAGCCTTGCGTTCCTTGGTACAGGCCGGAAAGGAACCCTTCGACCTCGGTATTACGCCGGATGGGCCACGTGGGCCGCGTCGCCAAATTAAAGAAGGTGTCGTCCATCTCGCCCGCCTGACCGGGCGTGGTGTCGTACCGCTTGCTTTTGTCTGCAGTCGCGGTCATCGCTTTTCATCCTGGGATCGCTTTCTACTGCCTTATCCGTTTTCGCGTGGGGTTTATTCTTTTGGGGAGCCCATACAATACCAGCGCGGGGAAGATCCGGAAGATTTTCGCAAACGCCTGCAACAGGCCATGGACGATAATGAGCGCGAGGCGATAGCGCGTTTGGAGGAACACGGTGTTTCTGCTGTATGATTTGGTGCTGCTGGCCTCGTCGCTGGTGCTGATTCCCTGGTACCTGCTGCGCAAAGCCCGCTATGGCACGGCGCGACGCGGGCTGCGCGAACGCGTGGGCCTTTTTGCGCCCGGCAAGCTGGCTGCAACGCAAAAACGCCCCGTAATTTGGGTCCATGCCGTATCGGTTGGCGAGACCCGTGCCGCCATTCCCTTGCTCAAGGCGTTGCGCCAAGCATACCCTGATGCCTGTCTGCTGGTCAGCAACACCACGGAAACCGGCAATTCCGTAGCACGTTCCCTTGCTGAAGTGGATTTGTGCCTGTTCTTTCCTTTTGATCTGTCTATTGTGGTGCGTCGGGTTCTGAAACAGATTAACCCCTCCCTGGTGGTTTTCGTCGACACGGAACTCTGGCCGAATTTTGCGCGGCTTGCCGGACAACGCGGTATTCCTCTGGTGCTGGCCAATGGACGCATCTCCGATCGCTCTTTCCCACGCTATCGGGCCATTCGGCTCGTCTTGCGTCCGGTGCTGGCGAACTTCAGCGCGTTCTGTATGCAGAGCGAACAGGATGCCGAACGCATCAAGGTTATGGGCGCGCCTTCTGAACGTGTGCAGGTCGCCGGGAACCTCAAATTCGATTTGCAGGCGCACCTGCCCAATGCCGGCGAAGTGAAGTCACTTAAGGAGCGTTTTCACCTTTCCCCGGAGGCGCTGGTCTGGGTCGCCGGGAGTACCCACGCCGGCGAAGAAGAACAGGTGCTGGATGCTTACCAACGCCTGGTTGCGGAGGGACGCAACCTCTTGTTGCTTCTGGTGCCGCGTCATCCGGAACGTTGTCGTCAGGTCAGTGAGCTTCTGTCTCAGCGGAAACTTCCCTTTGCTCTGCGCAGCCATGTCGATGAGCGCCAGGCGCCTTTGCAAGCCGGTGAGGTTTTGCTGGTCGACAGCATCGGCGAAATGCTCAAATTCTACGCCATGGCCGATCTGGTATTCGTCGGCGGCAGCCTGGTGCCGGTGGGCGGCCACAATGTCCTTGAAGGGGTGCTGCTGAAAAAACCGGTTCTCTATGGTCCGCACATGCATAATTTTCGCGACATCGCCAAACTGCTGGGGAAAGCTGGAGCCGCTCTGGAAGTCGCTGACGGCAAGGCTCTTCAGCAGGCCATCGCGCAGTTGATCGACAACCCCGAGCAGCGCCATAGCCTGGGGAAAGCAGGCTACCAACTCATCGCCGGAAACGTAGGAGCGACCGCCAAGACCCTGAGTGTCATCGAATCTTTGCTGGCAGAGAGAGTCGCTAAGGGGTGAACTCTCCGGCTGCATTTCACCGTCGTCTGTGTCTGGAAGGGCCACGTAATGTCCCCGAGCGACTGTTGCTGGCCCTGTTGTGGCCGGCGGGTTGGCTCTATGGCATGATTGGGCTGATTCGTGCTAGGCTGTACGCTAAGGGGCTTCTGGCTACCTATCGCGCGCCTGTTCCCGTGATCGCCGTCGGCAATCTTGCCGCCGGGGGGACGGGCAAAACACCCGTGGTTGACTATCTTGTGAGGCGCCTGCTCGGACAGGGTCTGCGCGTAGCCGTCATCAGTCGCGGATATGGGGGGCGCGGCATCAAGGATGCGGTGGTGGTCAGTCGCGGATCCGGGCCACTGGTTGATCCCGCTCTTTGCGGGGATGAGCCTTTTCTGCTGGCGCGGCGCAACCCGGAAGCGTTGGTGGTGGTCGCACCGAAACGCAGCCTGGGGGCGCGGCTTGCCGTTGAAAAACTCGGCGCTCAGATTTTGGTGCTCGATGATGCTTTCCAGCATCTGGCGATAGCGCGCGACCTCAACATTGTGCTGCTCGATGCCGCCAAGCCGCTCGGCAATGGCCTGCCTCTCCCGGCGGGTTTGCTGCGTGAATTTCCCTCGGCTTTGAGTCGTGGGGATCTGTTTATCCTGACCCGCTGGCAGGATGGCTGTCCACCGCCTCCGCGCCTGCCGGGAGCCGTATTGCGCAGTCGCCATGTCCTCGGCAGCGAGGCGCTTGATCTTGACGGCAACCGGGAGCCTTTGGAGAATCTGCACGGGAAAAAAGTGGTGGCTTTTGCCGGGATCGCCCATCCCGAAGGTTTTTTCGGGGATTTGCGACGCCGCGGTCTCGATCTGATTCAGACTCTGCCTCTGGCCGATCATGCCGTTTATGATGACATTGCCTTGCAGCGATTGCGCGAGGTTGCCGGCAACGCTGATGTTTTCGTAACCACCGAGAAGGATGCCGTCAAGCTCAAAGCCGCGCAACTTGTGCTGCCCTGCAGGCAGGTTCCCCTGACCTTGGAAGTTTTCGAGACTGCGGCCTTAGACGAATCGCTGGCGCAATTGACGGCACGTATTCACTAATCAGCTCTACTCTGCGTCCAACGAGGAGGCTTCTATGCCCATCCGTCCCGAACTGCTCGAAATCCTTGCCTGCCCTCAATGCAAAGGGCCCGTTCACCCCGTCGAGGAAGACGAAACCCTGCGTTGCGAGGCCTGTCGCCTGGCCTATCCTGTCCGCGACGATATCCCTGTGATGCTCATCGACGAGGCTCAATCCTTTTAAGGGGACGCCGGTGGCGGTGAGAAAAGAAGGCGCAGCGACCGAGAAGGTCCTGATTCTCAGCGACGGCAAACCTGGGCATGTCAACCAGTCCTTGGCCTATGCACGGCTGCTCGGAAAACCCTATGAGGTTCGGCGCGTTTCCTTTCGCGGACGTTGGGGCAAAGCCCTGTCCTATCCCTTGGACCGATTGGGTTTTCTGACGGACAAACTGTTTTTTGTCGAAGACGAGCTTCCATTCTGCTCACAGGTGGTGTCTGCCGGATCAAGTACCTATTACGCGAATCGTGTCATTGGTACAAAACTGGGAATCCCCTCGGTTGCCATCATGTTGCCGCGAAGCTACAGGCGGAATTTCGCTCTGATTATCGCCCAGGAGCATGATCGGCCGCCAGCTGCGGCAAATATCCTGTCTCTGCCGGTGAACCTCTCCTGTCCGCAGCCGCAGGGACTAGTGCAGCGAACCGGCAGGAACCCCTGTGTCGCTCTTGTAATAGGTGGTCCCAGCCGACATTTCCGCATGAATGAAGAGCGCCTCAAGGTGCAGATAGAGCAGGTGTTTCGCCTGTTTCCCGAGGGCGACTTCCTGGTAACGACCTCGCCGCGCACCCCTCCTGAGATCGACAAACTGATCGAAACTCTGGCGTTTCGCTATCGCGTCATTTATTCGCGAGAGCCGGTCAATCCCATTGCCGATTTTCTCGCCATCGGCGATTACGTTTTCGTGACCCAAGACTCCACTTCCATGATCAGCGAAGCCGTGACTTTCGGTCGCGCCTGCGTGGAGGTGCTTCCCTTGGAAAGCACGGGGGAAAAGAACAAAGTCGGGCGCATGCTCAGCCCTTTGGCCGATCAGGGCTGTCTCCACGTG from Geoalkalibacter ferrihydriticus DSM 17813 harbors:
- a CDS encoding Gfo/Idh/MocA family protein, whose protein sequence is MSNLRAAVIGVGYLGRFHAQKYAALEGVDLVGVVDVDLARAQEVAQEVGCTAYTDYRPLLDKVDLVSIVVPTQYHYQVARACLEADIHILLEKPVTQTVAEAEDLIRLAAERNRVFQVGHLERFNPAVVALAGVLKNPMFIESHRMAPYKPRGTDVNVVLDLMIHDIDIILTLAKSDLKLVNSVGVPVISDEVDIANARLQFESGCVANVTASRVSVDAMRKVRIFQPDAYITIDYQARKIGIFRKGGEGMPLPMIPNVTLEERRFEQGDSLMDEIKSFVRSIREGLPPVVSGEDGKRALAVALEINAKLAPQGPM
- a CDS encoding DegT/DnrJ/EryC1/StrS family aminotransferase → MNIPMVDLKQQYLALKQDIDEALQGVLDSTHFILGPNVQAFEQEAASYLGVKHAVGCASGTDALHLALRAAGIGEGDEVITPAFTFIATAEAISYVGAKPVFVDIDARTFNLDPARVEEAITPQTRAILPVHLFGQPADLVALRDLCKTHKLLLIEDCAQSFGAGYAEQMTGSFGNAGCFSFFPSKNLGCFGDGGLITTNDDDLARELLVLRNHGSRQRYHHSIIGYNSRLDEMQAAILRIKLKHIDEYNRLRRRNAHLYNEALKGLGLTTPHEDGKGVHVFHQYTLLLDGRDRVQKALSEAGIASAVYYPIPLHRQEVYRDLMTGVSLPVTEKAAEQVLSLPMYPELTSDQISNICQVISGAL
- the lpxB gene encoding lipid-A-disaccharide synthase, which codes for MSIAPNSEKRRALIVTGEASGDLHGANLIRAARDIDPDLEFFGIGGRRMEAQGCEILFRGEELAVVGLVEVAAHFPAIYRAFKKLEVILNSDRRPDVLILIDFPEFNLRLAAKAKAAGVPVLYYVSPQVWAWRRGRVKKIARRVDRLAAIFPFEPQLYEGLDIDVEYVGHPLVADLKLTAERDAYLARHGLDPQRPVVGLFPGSRRSELKYIFDTIADTARMLHRQRPQLQFLLPVAPSLKHKSFHERLLGSGLEIKMVQDNIYDTARACDAAISVSGTVTLQIALVETPLAIIYQMNSLTYAIGKRLVKLPHIGLVNIVAEKPVVREFIQDMATAENIGAEVLRMLDDQNYRDRIKEDLREVRRLLGEGGCSEKVARMASEMSRGQVRRGEAA
- the msbA gene encoding lipid A export permease/ATP-binding protein MsbA is translated as MKNRGTEIYRRLFTYALPYRRRIALAMVASLGIAASDALLAKQVQPFMDRVIVAGDWDMARLVPLFIIGIFTFKGASRYIQEYFIQTSGQLVMQDLRNDLYGHSVSLSMGYFSRTQAGTLMSRVLNDVGVMQGAVADVLVIILRESVTLVALTGVAFYMDWKLAALAFVVIPTSILPVVLIGRKIKAYSRRGQGAIGAVTTRLEQTFSGIKVIKGFGTEAREKEKFRQENLNYYRFIRKIYKYGASASPLLEIITAIGLAAVLWFGLSRIEAGTMTQGELFAVIAAIMLMYTPVKRLTRVHHQMQQALGAAERVFEVLETPRDVQDQPGARHLGRVRGQVVFDHVRFAYEDIPVVDDLSFVAEPGEVVALVGPSGAGKSTAVGLVARFYDVTGGAVKIDGQDVREVTLDSLRANLALVDQETFLFHETIADNIRYGRPQASDSEVEDAARQAFADEFITQMPDGYQTVIGDRGVRLSGGQRQRLCIARALLRNAPILILDEATSALDTESEAMVQKALTNLMQGRTTLVIAHRLSTIMHADKIVVLEDGRMVAMGSHKQLLEQDGLYRKLYDMQFQEKG
- a CDS encoding lysophospholipid acyltransferase family protein, encoding MSQRRFQRISDRLLVAVVPWVASLVIRVLHRSMSIEILGEERVKAIWQKGEHFIFPFWHEQLLLMIKCYRGPGAKILISASKDGELIARTMELFGQGTVRGSSSRGGAAALRSLVQAGKEPFDLGITPDGPRGPRRQIKEGVVHLARLTGRGVVPLAFVCSRGHRFSSWDRFLLPYPFSRGVYSFGEPIQYQRGEDPEDFRKRLQQAMDDNEREAIARLEEHGVSAV
- a CDS encoding 3-deoxy-D-manno-octulosonic acid transferase, which codes for MFLLYDLVLLASSLVLIPWYLLRKARYGTARRGLRERVGLFAPGKLAATQKRPVIWVHAVSVGETRAAIPLLKALRQAYPDACLLVSNTTETGNSVARSLAEVDLCLFFPFDLSIVVRRVLKQINPSLVVFVDTELWPNFARLAGQRGIPLVLANGRISDRSFPRYRAIRLVLRPVLANFSAFCMQSEQDAERIKVMGAPSERVQVAGNLKFDLQAHLPNAGEVKSLKERFHLSPEALVWVAGSTHAGEEEQVLDAYQRLVAEGRNLLLLLVPRHPERCRQVSELLSQRKLPFALRSHVDERQAPLQAGEVLLVDSIGEMLKFYAMADLVFVGGSLVPVGGHNVLEGVLLKKPVLYGPHMHNFRDIAKLLGKAGAALEVADGKALQQAIAQLIDNPEQRHSLGKAGYQLIAGNVGATAKTLSVIESLLAERVAKG
- the lpxK gene encoding tetraacyldisaccharide 4'-kinase; its protein translation is MNSPAAFHRRLCLEGPRNVPERLLLALLWPAGWLYGMIGLIRARLYAKGLLATYRAPVPVIAVGNLAAGGTGKTPVVDYLVRRLLGQGLRVAVISRGYGGRGIKDAVVVSRGSGPLVDPALCGDEPFLLARRNPEALVVVAPKRSLGARLAVEKLGAQILVLDDAFQHLAIARDLNIVLLDAAKPLGNGLPLPAGLLREFPSALSRGDLFILTRWQDGCPPPPRLPGAVLRSRHVLGSEALDLDGNREPLENLHGKKVVAFAGIAHPEGFFGDLRRRGLDLIQTLPLADHAVYDDIALQRLREVAGNADVFVTTEKDAVKLKAAQLVLPCRQVPLTLEVFETAALDESLAQLTARIH
- a CDS encoding Trm112 family protein; this encodes MPIRPELLEILACPQCKGPVHPVEEDETLRCEACRLAYPVRDDIPVMLIDEAQSF
- a CDS encoding ELM1/GtrOC1 family putative glycosyltransferase, with the translated sequence MAVRKEGAATEKVLILSDGKPGHVNQSLAYARLLGKPYEVRRVSFRGRWGKALSYPLDRLGFLTDKLFFVEDELPFCSQVVSAGSSTYYANRVIGTKLGIPSVAIMLPRSYRRNFALIIAQEHDRPPAAANILSLPVNLSCPQPQGLVQRTGRNPCVALVIGGPSRHFRMNEERLKVQIEQVFRLFPEGDFLVTTSPRTPPEIDKLIETLAFRYRVIYSREPVNPIADFLAIGDYVFVTQDSTSMISEAVTFGRACVEVLPLESTGEKNKVGRMLSPLADQGCLHVFDGTLGGKNHKIALKGVLEQALRRLGY